In one Novosphingopyxis iocasae genomic region, the following are encoded:
- the mraY gene encoding phospho-N-acetylmuramoyl-pentapeptide-transferase, whose amino-acid sequence MFYLLAEWFGFEGPFNLLRYQSVRSGAAVATALFLGLIIGPRFILMLRMRQGKGQPIRSDGPQTHLAKVGTPTMGGLLILISLAVAVLLWMDPRNVYVWACLFVTFGFAIIGFLDDFDKVSKSSHKGVPGRIRLLAEFAIAGVAAWLITDQNGTHLYLPFLSGVSIDLGWFYILFAMFVIVGAGNAVNLTDGLDGLATMPVVIAAVTFFIIVYLVGNAIYANYLGIPHVPGAGELTILCGAIIGSGLAFLWYNAPPAAVFMGDTGSLALGGALGALAVSTHHEIVLGVVGGLFVIEALSVIIQVFFFKRTGKRVFKMAPIHHHFEQLGWAEPTVVIRFWIVSLVLALAGLSTLKLR is encoded by the coding sequence ATGTTCTACCTGCTCGCCGAATGGTTCGGGTTCGAAGGACCGTTCAACCTGCTGCGTTACCAGAGCGTCCGCTCCGGCGCGGCGGTGGCGACCGCCTTGTTTCTCGGCCTGATCATCGGTCCGCGCTTTATCCTCATGCTGCGCATGCGCCAGGGCAAGGGCCAGCCGATCCGCAGCGACGGCCCGCAGACGCATCTTGCCAAGGTCGGCACGCCGACGATGGGGGGGTTGCTTATTCTGATCTCGCTCGCCGTAGCGGTGCTGCTGTGGATGGACCCGCGCAACGTCTATGTCTGGGCCTGCCTGTTCGTCACATTCGGCTTCGCGATCATCGGGTTTCTCGATGATTTCGACAAGGTGTCGAAGTCCAGCCACAAAGGTGTTCCTGGCCGTATCCGCCTGCTTGCGGAGTTTGCCATTGCCGGCGTCGCCGCCTGGCTGATCACCGATCAGAACGGCACGCATCTCTATCTGCCCTTCCTCAGCGGCGTTTCGATCGATCTGGGCTGGTTCTACATCCTGTTCGCGATGTTCGTGATCGTGGGTGCGGGCAATGCGGTGAACCTCACCGATGGGCTCGATGGCCTTGCCACAATGCCGGTCGTTATCGCAGCGGTGACCTTCTTCATCATCGTGTACCTCGTCGGCAACGCAATCTACGCCAATTACCTCGGCATCCCGCATGTGCCTGGCGCTGGCGAACTGACCATCCTGTGCGGCGCGATCATCGGATCGGGGCTCGCCTTCCTCTGGTATAATGCGCCGCCAGCAGCCGTTTTCATGGGCGATACCGGCAGCCTCGCGCTCGGCGGAGCGCTAGGCGCGCTGGCCGTTTCCACCCATCACGAGATCGTGCTGGGTGTCGTCGGCGGGCTGTTCGTGATCGAGGCGCTGTCCGTCATCATCCAGGTTTTCTTCTTCAAGCGCACAGGCAAGCGCGTCTTCAAGATGGCGCCGATCCACCATCATTTCGAGCAGCTTGGCTGGGCCGAGCCGACCGTTGTGATCCGCTTCTGGATCGTCAGCCTCGTGCTCGCGCTCGCCGGTCTGTCCACGCTCAAGCTCAGATGA